The nucleotide sequence taatcaataaaTAAATTAGAGATCTAAAGACTCAAGATCAATGTAGGGTAAAAAGACGGCAACTTTGCACTTAGGAAAGTAGCATATTACATGATAACAATTTTTTCCCTTCCCGTCGTAAAATAAACCACGGAGTACGctaaatttctaaggcaatttccGGATACCTAGCCACAAACATTGAAAAAATTCTTAAGAACTCGTAAATTTGGTCACCGCTTTTGTCCCTTCAGAAACAGCGTGCTTGGCGAGCTCACCGGGAAGCACCAAGCGGACAGACGTCTGGATCTCTCGAGATGTGACGGTGGGCTTCTTGTTGTAGCGAGCGAGCCTGGAGGACTCCTGGGCGAGCTTCTCGAAGATGTCGTTGATGAAGGAGTTCATGATGGACATTGCCTTACTCGAAATACCGATATCAGGGTGAACCTGCTTGAGCACCTTGAAGATGTAGATCTTGTAGGTCTCCGTCCCCTTCTtggctttctttttcttcttgtcgaCGGCGGAAGCGTCTTTGGAGGGGAGGCGCTTTTCCGCCTTGGGCTTCTTTTCCGCAGGGGCTTtctctgccttcttctccttgTCCTCCACCGGCTTCTCGGCTGCAGGCTTCTTCTCCGCCAGCTTCTTTTCGGCCTTCGGCGCCATCGAGATTACAAGAACGCAAACCTAGAAAAGCTTTGTTTCGGTTGAGGCGGTAATTGAGAACTGAATCGATGAGGGCACTCGGCAACATCGCTTTGTTATATATAGGGAAAGGCGCTGTGATTTGATTGGATGTAATGGCGGAGTCCAGGATTGATGCGCTGGGTGTCGTCAGAACGTTGATTTTTGTTTCATTTCGACGGTTAAGATCAATGGAAGCAACTTATCCACGTGACTCGAACTAGCGCCGTATCTAGTTTCTAAAAGtataatttaattgataaattaatAATAGTTAAGTGAAAAATATTACGATCGATAAATCCACCGTCCgcctattaaaaaaaatactatgaTAAATTTCGATAGATCTAAGAGCATCCATAATCAGATTTAAAATCATCCATAATGGTTAAAGTATTTGAAGAGATTTTTTATTGTCATATTTTTACCATGttaaaaagttaaaaattttatacatctcttcacaattaaaaaaaattctcaataatttttTCATAGATCTCACACCTCACACACGTCAAAAGTATTTTATTAGCCATTGTCAATTTCTTTTAATGAATATTAAacaatattttaatataaaaaaaaattaagaagcgGCTCCGTAACCCGACTCCTTCGATTAAATCGAAAAAGCTCCGCCCCATCATTGTTAGCTCACAATGGGAGCTTTGGATGCCCTAAAAACATTTATGAGAAAATACTTTGGATTAGAGAGCTTTTAAGATCTTTTACTAATCTAAAATTATTACAtttcataaattttaaaattatatttgattgTCTGAAAGTTGGGTAGACGAAGGGGCTAGTGAGGTAGCTGAAATGTTGGCGGAGGAGAGACTTCGAGCTAGGAGTTGTGGGTCGGGAGTTGGGAGTTGTGGACCTGTGCATACCACGGACAGAGTCAATGGTAACGTTAGAGCGAGAACTAAGGAGGTGTT is from Zingiber officinale cultivar Zhangliang chromosome 7B, Zo_v1.1, whole genome shotgun sequence and encodes:
- the LOC122003508 gene encoding histone H2B.11-like, translated to MAPKAEKKLAEKKPAAEKPVEDKEKKAEKAPAEKKPKAEKRLPSKDASAVDKKKKKAKKGTETYKIYIFKVLKQVHPDIGISSKAMSIMNSFINDIFEKLAQESSRLARYNKKPTVTSREIQTSVRLVLPGELAKHAVSEGTKAVTKFTSS